Within the Periophthalmus magnuspinnatus isolate fPerMag1 chromosome 7, fPerMag1.2.pri, whole genome shotgun sequence genome, the region CTGCTCATCCACGTCCCCAAGAAATACTACCCTCCACTCACAGGTAGAGAGTGCATCATGAAGCTTTAtctaaagctcctatattatgcaaaatttactcttatgagctttaaaccatgttataatgctgttaccccatcaaaacagacctggagttgtgtcctGTTTCATTCAAagtcctttattattactctgtctacatctccaaagctcaaaatgctctgacccactttgtgatgtcatgaagtggtagttttaaagttaacagctccttttacctttagttcagtagagattggcaattacaagactaaaccaggactaaaccaggactaaaccaggactaaaccaggactaaaccaggactaaaccaggactaaaccaggacagaaccaggacagaaccaggaccaaaccgcgTAACTGCCCCGGGGCTCTCAACTCTTGGGCTCTATggggtctttctgtgtggagtttgcatgtttaagtaaccctttattattgaTCTATCCACATCTGTAATCCttagaatgctctgttccaccttgtgatgtcacgaagtggtagctttcaagttaacagctccttttacctttagttaagtaaaaatggacaattccaggtctgatacgatccaaatgattctagtgaagatgcatggagtttaaaatcatcatggagcacttcctgtagtagcacatgacatcacaaggtggaactggtctgttgttattgttcatcacaagtgttttctgtttgagaataTAACTCTAAATACACAGagttgtgttaaacatgtgagaatgaatcaaaacacaactccaggtctgtctgtgatgagcaaacaacattagaacaaagatcagagaatagtgaaacatgggccctttaagaaacACTCCTAAAcaccttatgttattttcttttcttccagGTTTGAAAAGAAACTACAACGACCCTTCTGACCGTGTGACTTTCCGGTCCAAGCAGAATGTGGATTATTCATACCTGATTCACTATAGCGCCGCGCTCGGACAATACTACCTCCAACTGGAAGACGACGTGCACTGCGCCAAAAACTTCCTCTCCAAAATCCAGAAACACGTCAAAGACCAGAACTCCAAGAAAACTACCTGGGCCACTCTGGAATTCTCCTCCCTCGGATACATCGGAAAACTCTACAAATCTGCAGATCTACCTGCCCTGGCGCgatttttgtttctgttctaTAAAGAAATGCCTTGTGATTGGTTGCTGTCTCGATTCCGTGACTTGCTAACCCAAACACAGCCGATTATTTTCCGACCCTCATTGTTCCAACACATGGGAACTCTCTCGTCATTCCGAGGAACATACAATCATCTAAAAGATAAAGATTTCGAAGAAACATATTCAAATCCAGAGGCGAGTGTTTTTACAAATATGACGGTTTATCAAAAACACTTTGCACATTTGTCGTGGACAGCCGGAGATGACTTTTTCTGGGCGCTACCTCCAGCCAATGGCGATCATTTAACGATTGTGCTAAAAAATCCAGCTTTGTTCACAGAAATTTTAGTAGAAACTGGGAATGGAGGTAAAGATATTCTGAAATCTGCTGAAGTTGAGATTGGGAAAGATGCTATAAACACAAGTAAAGAGGAGAAGAGCTGTAAAGTCTTTGTGTCGGtgggaaaaatggaaaaaggGAAGTTTGAGATGCAAGGTTTGGACAAAGTGCACAGCTTTAACGCCTCCTGTTTGCGAATCCGAGTTACTGCGGGACAATTGGACTGGATCATAGTGAAGAAGATCAGGGTCTCAACAAAACCAGAATCCTCCACATTATAACAGCCtttgattttgtgtaatgttttatatttaccaACACtgagtgtgtttacatgtgcTCGGGTTGCCTGATTATAACAGTGTTCTGGATATGACGTTAACATGTGCTCAGAGAAACCAGGATACTCATGTTCCTGTACACATGTGCAATCAGagaatcttgcatatttagcatagactatatatatgaacggacagagctaacctgctagccgctgcattccaaataggaagtgagcatggcttccggctccatcgactctggctccaattttctttacattagaaaactgtggcctctctctctgtaactgctactgtcagacttgtaattttgttcttaaaatgtttgtattaactcgctatacatggtcctggtgtttttatttagctgttgtggccgtaactcaagatatgaacattaataatagacaaatcaggcaccttcttttctCAAGGTCACTCTGGCTACGGTTAGCAACAggattgattgacagcattgctaagagGTTCGGGCGGGaaggagcattaccttcaacagcctcgctctggattggctttttggttgttATTATACTTGAAATCAGAATTcttaatatgcaacttggctccaaattcacccctatagctgctagccttgatgagcttaatcacactcacttagtccacttctttatacagtctatggtatttaGAGTGGTAATTATGGTAGCTATGACACAGATATGTAGCAGCTCTGctaacttttggctttttagCATGTTTTTAACAGGGAAGAAAGAAGGTGTATATTCAAATAAGAACATCTGCAACAGCTTCACAGCTTCAGGAAAAGTCATTATGAACAGTGAAAAACTATGGCAGAGTGTCAGTTTAGTTTAAAagcaacacagacacagaggtcaGCCTGGTGTTAAAGACGATTGGATTTAAAGGGctcgtattacactattttctgatctctgttctaatgttgtttcatcatcacaaacagacctggagttgtgttttgtttcattcacacacgttaacacacagaccctgaatatttaggctgagttcttccctcaaaagaaaaacattctgttccaccttgtgatgtcatgtgatagtgcaggaagtgctccacagtgtttttaaactccacacaccttcactagaatcatttggatcatttcagccctggaattgacaatctctactgaacaaaaggtaaaaggagctgttaacttgaaaactaccacttcatgatgtcacagggtggaacagagcattttgagctttgaaaatgtaacagactaataataaagtgttactcaaacatgtgtaaatgaaacaaaacacaactccatgtctgtttttgacaacatggcttaaagctcacaagagtcagttttcacgtaatataggaccttcaaacAGTGGActggtttattttgttaataagTTTAAAATTCTATTACTTTAAAAAGAGGTTTGAGTTGTAGGAAAGTTGCTGTTCCTGCCTGATCTGTTACCTCAGTTCGCACATGCTCAGTACAGCATCAGTTTTAGTCATCAGGATACTGCATCTAAATGCCAAGGTGTCCTGGATACTATCAGAATATTCCAGTGAGAGTGTCCTGGTTTCTCATAacctggacactgtcttatccAGGATACTGAGGTCAGGATACTCTGtttacatggacacacacaaaaccctCATAAAACCTAACCATAACCAGGATACTTGAGAGCATGTGAacacatcatagactgtatatataaatggacatagctatccTGCTAGCCATCACattccaaaaaggaagtgaaCATGAGCACAAtcccggctccatcgactctggctcaaattcactttacattggaactctctgtaactgctactgtcaggctcatcactttgatcttaaaatgtccatattaacccactctacatgatcctggggtttttattttgctattttgtctgtaattcaagatatgaacattaataatagacaaatcaggtgcctttttccCCCAAGTTCGCTaagctccctctctctgccaaACCAGAGGTGCAGGTCGAAAGGGGGGTTtcctccagattggctctttggttgctataaacCTCATGATCgtaattcaaaatatgaaactcggctccaaatgtgctcctataactgctttagactcaatgagcttcatttggagctgaacactgtgggtgacgtcacactcacttagtccacttctttatacagtctatggagcaCACTCAGTGACTGGAGTTATTACTGGGGTCAGAGGTTGGGGTTTTTGTTATTCTGTGTGAAATTTTGGAAGTAAACTTATCTGCAATTGTAGATTCacttattgatactttacagctgatgttatcaacattcccttgggctgtgaagctaactggaggcactggtATGACTGAagctgagctttattttaacacaatctgaccataaagaactgacttatctgaactacaacaggtgagctgatttgtgctgttaaacaagtccctctcaaatagcgttacagtcacaagctagctagaatcagccaacagtttttcagttagtcactctcacttttttgttgaaaatcaaacttcaggaccatgaacgctcggattgatcacaggctcctgaaaatgagatttttaaatccatttagtgtttttttgagttttcaaaTAATCTTAAcactttttggcagtgtttggtaatgtgtgcactgtgtctccatggtaactgccaAAAGTTCCAtcacagacatacatgtagaacaccccgagattaatgtcactgcaaagtatcaataggcatttttattgctaataaaaatacatgacttGACAAATATTCTCTTcaaacgctgccaaatcctaagagtatcacagattaagaaaaagaATACTGGAGAAGGAAAATgaaggttaaaagctctgaaaagtcccatTTACAGAACATGTCTGAATTAAAGTTAAATCCACCATAGAATCTGGTCTTTTTGAATGATGAAGAACACGTGCAGAACATGTGATGTTTGAAACATATTgaagtatattttattatgtttattttatgtgtttgataATGCTTATAAAATGCTCTTTTCACATTCCTAAATGGTTTTCAGTGTCCTTTAGCATCTCTGgcttaaacctgcatttgacccatccttcagtgtcttttGTTTAGACCTGCATttgactggactaaaccaggactatacaaggATGTGAATGCAATCATGCTTATGTTTTATCATTAATGAATTCTATGCTTATATTGTTATGGGACTAACAGGGTGTGATGGAAATCTCCAAGCCTGTGTAACTGAAATGTATAATTAGGTCATAAAGTAATTGAAGTTGAAAAGTTGAAGGGTTAACAGTTGTGTAACCTAAAAGATCAGAAAGGCCATGTGAGTGTGGGGAGGGGACTGGGATGTTGTTCTACTAACAAATAAGGAAACTGCTGAGGAATGTCAAGCTGTTAATAAAAGGCTGCTTTGAGGAGGGGACAGAAAAGAAGGCAGAGCAGACCTCGTTGAAGCAGTCTGCGTAGTCTCTTCTCTGTGCTTGCTTCCCTCTGATCAGAGTAAGAGAAAGTCTGATACctgttttgagtctttttttttggGTAAACCAGCGCGCCAAGAACAGTTTTCTTGGcaaaggactaaatcagggactaaaccaaccaggactaaaccaagactataatCTAAAAtgaatccaggactaaaacaattttaaaccaggtctaaaccagggctaaaccaggattaaaataggactaaaccaggcccaaaccaggactaaatgaggattaaaataggactaaaccaggcccaaagcaggactaaatgaggattaaaataggactaaaccaggactaaaccagaacacctACACTAGGGCTAAAAATggttcaaaccaggtctaaaccagggacaTAACCAGAAAACTAAATCAGGGacaaaactaggtctaaaccaggtctaagcgaGGCATTATTTATGAATGTGACTAAACCAAATGTCCCAGAGCTGGAGAGGAATAACCACAGTAGTACCACACACCACAgctctattgatactttgcagttgatagcaaacaacgaagttaaatctgtcaactggacaaatcttgtaggagtgaagacgttctgctgctcatccaagtcgcttcttcagttctggtcagattgctggtggccactgcctttaaatctaactgaggggaggggctaactacactgaaactgtaaacagctattgtctccagtttcagatgaAACTACCCTACCCCTTAaagaccctgctattgttctctgtcgtaacgggtgagtgtggcggaccaaaggatgcagactcaggGAATATTTAGAGGATTTATTGCAAGAATAAGGACAAGGTACaaacagtgggtgatccggaggtgagcaggtgagcagatgAGCAGGAACATGggacacaggaacagaccac harbors:
- the LOC117374099 gene encoding alpha-1,3-mannosyl-glycoprotein 4-beta-N-acetylglucosaminyltransferase C translates to MARLWQKILAVFSLFITGWMFGVLRLHFASDEERKQLPVQFVSRQLQSEWSGSLYMNVSYQLLSGSQPTTQRFLAVGISSVRRQKDQYLVATLQSVFSQSSEEEREQMVVVVLIADFDEQWRRFITEEIQKNFPSELERRQLLLIHVPKKYYPPLTGLKRNYNDPSDRVTFRSKQNVDYSYLIHYSAALGQYYLQLEDDVHCAKNFLSKIQKHVKDQNSKKTTWATLEFSSLGYIGKLYKSADLPALARFLFLFYKEMPCDWLLSRFRDLLTQTQPIIFRPSLFQHMGTLSSFRGTYNHLKDKDFEETYSNPEASVFTNMTVYQKHFAHLSWTAGDDFFWALPPANGDHLTIVLKNPALFTEILVETGNGGKDILKSAEVEIGKDAINTSKEEKSCKVFVSVGKMEKGKFEMQGLDKVHSFNASCLRIRVTAGQLDWIIVKKIRVSTKPESSTL